gaaaataagtatttggtcaataacaaaagtttatctcaatactttgttatatacccttttttggcaatgacagaggtcaaatgttttctgtaagtcttcacaaggttttcacacactgttgctggtattttggcccattcctccatgcagatctcctctagaacagtgatgttttggggctgttgctgggcaacacggactttcaactccatccaaagattttctatggggttgagatctggagactggttaggccactccaggaccttgaaatgcttcttacgaagcaactccttcgttgcccaggcggtgtgtttgggatcattgtcatgctgaaagacccagccacgtttcatcttcaatgcccttgctgatgggaagaggttttcactcaaaatctcacgatacatagccccattcattctttcctttacacggatcagtcgtcctggtccctttgcagaaaaacagccctaaagcatgatgtttccacccccatgcttcacagtaggtatggtgttctttggaatcaactcagcattctttctcctccaaacagttgtgtttttaccaaaaagttatattttggtttcatctgaccatatgagattctcccaatcttcttttgGATCAtgcaaatgctctctagcaaacttcagacaggcctggacatgtactggcttaagcagggggacacgtctggcactgcaggattggagtccctggcgacgtagtgtgttaccgatggtaggctttgttactttggtcccagctctctacaggtcattcactaggtccccccgtgtggttctgggatttttgctcaccgttcttgtgattattttgaccccacagggtgagatcttgcgtggagccccagatcaagggagattatcagtggtcttatatgtcttccatttcctaataattgctcccacagttgatttcttcaaaccaagctgcttacctattgcagattcagtcttcctagcctggtgcaggtctacaattttgtttctggtgtcctttgacagctctttggtcttggccatagtggagtttgaagtgtgactgtttgaggttgtggacaggtgtcttttatactgataacaagttcaaacaggtgccattaatacaggtaacgagtcgaggacagaggagcctcttaaagaagaacatgtccaggtctgtgagagccagaaatcttgcttgtttgtttgtaggtgaccaaatacttattttccaccataatttgcaaataaattcattaaatatcctacaatgtgattttctggatttctttccctcattttgtttttaccaaaaagttatattttggtttaaatctgaccacatgacattctcccaatcttcttctggatcatgcaaatgctctctagcaaacttcagacaggcctggacatgtactggcttaagcagggtggacacgtctggcactacccaatttcgtggtagttactatcttgtctcatcgctacaactgcCATACGGGCACGGGaaagacgaaggtcgaaagccatgcgtcctccgaaacataacccaaccaagcctcactgataacacagcgcgcatccaacccgaaagccagccgcaccaatgtgtcggaggaaacaccatgcacctggcaacctggtaagcgcaatgagacaaggacatccctacctgCCAAACCCTGCCTAAACCGGACACGCTAGGCCAATTgcgcgtcgccccatggacctcccggtcgcagccggctgcgacagagcctgggctcgaaaccagagtctctggtggcagtACCcttgaccactgcgccacccgggaggccccctaACACAGCTATTTTAATATAGGAAAAAGGAGCCAACTGAAGATTGCAATATATAATTGTTCTGAGCTAGCTCAGGGCCAGTCTTAGAGTCTTCATTACATTTGTCTTCAAAACACATTTGATGAGGTTCATTGTAAAAGCATTCAAAACAATTGTTATCTCTATAAATGGTTCTCATACTTCTATTCGGGAAACTATCTCACCTGACTCACTTAATCAAGCaattgatgattagttgacaagttgaatctgGGGTTAATTCATTATGgtgattctgttgcaaaacatcaGGTAGGTCCTGTTTCGTTCTGCTTGCTCTGTTTGCTTCCATTTGGTTCTAAAACTGTAAATGGTTCCCATTGAAAgatgtaatgaatacaccccaggtgtgctagctctggaaTAGATCAATGGCTGAGGGTACCTGAGGAGAGGTTTTAGAACAGtgtgctccagtttcaactgttctgccttactattattcaaccatgctggtcatttatgaacatttgaacatcttggccacgttctgttataatctccacctggcacagccagaagaggactggccaccccacatatgctctctctaattctctctttctttctctctctcggaggacctgagccctaggaccgtgccccaggactacctgacatgatggctccttgctgtccccagtccatctgactgtgctgctgctccagtttcaactgttctgccttattattatttgaccatgctggtcatttatgaacatttgaacatcttggtcatgttctgttataatctctacccggcacagccagaagaggactggccaccccacatagcccggttcctctctaggtttcttcctaggttttggcctttctagggagtttttcctagccaccgtgcttttacacctgcattgtttgctgtttggggttttaggctgggtttctgtacagcactttgagatatcagctgatgtacgaagggctatataaataaatttgatttgatttgatttgatttgtcactCACAGTGCAATGAAATGGCTATATTTTACCACTAGAGTGCCTCATTGCCCTACTTATTGTTAAatgaggttggctggggcaagtggaagtgtgaacacgtaaccccctcatcaatttgggacgcagaggctggGTCAATTTGTTTCTGTGACTGGTATGGTGTTCCGGGGTCGTtcttggtccccggttttatgggggggaccacaacccagccaagccgcactgcccgcttaacctggaagccagccgcaccaatgtgtcggcagaaacactgtacacctggcgaccgtgtcagtgtgcattgcgcctagcccgccacaggagtcactagggGACGATGAGACAAGAACATCccgccggccaaaccctcccctaacccagacgacactgggccaattgtgggccAACGCATATAGTTTTCATTCTCCAATCACAAAAGCTGCACTTTTACTGAATTTGCATAGACTTGTGATGCGTTCTGCAGCTATTTTGATAAGTAAATGTATACTATTTAATTATTCCATCTGAGGACAAAAAcctgacaaaaaaataaataaatataaacacatCTGTGCAAATACCTTGGTTGATATGGCTAACAAAAACGGTTGCTATGCAGGCTGGCTAATGTGTTCTCACAAATACCTTGGTTGATATGGCTAACAAAAACGGTTGCTATGCAGGCTGGCTAATGTGTTCTCACAAATACCTTGGTTGATATGGCTAACAAAAACGGTTGCTATGCAGGCTGGCTAATGTGTTCTCACAAATACCTTGGTTGATATGGCTAACAAAAACGGTTGCTATGCAGGCTGGCTAATGTGTTCTCACAAATACCTTGGTTGATATGGCTAACAAAAACGGTTGCTATGCAGGCTGGCTAATGTGTTCTCACAAATACCTTGGTTGATATGGCTAACAAAAACGGTTGCTATGCAGGTTGGCTAATGTGTTCTCACAAATACCTCGATTGATATGGCTAACAAAAACGGTTGCTATGCAGGCTGGCTAATGTGTTCTCACAAATACCTTGGTTGATATGGCTAACAAAAACGGTTGCTATGCAGGCTGGCTAATGTGTTCTCACAAATACCTTGGTTGATATGGCTAACAAAAACGGTTGCTATGCAGGCTGGCTAATGTCTTCTAACAAATACCTTGGTTGATATGGCTAACAAAAACGGTTGCTATGCAGGCTGGCTAATGTGTTCTCACAAATACCTTGGTTGATATGGCTAACAAAAACGGTTGCTATGCAGGCTGTGTGTTCTCACAATTTCCATCTGTTTTCATAGCTTTTCAATTGACATTTAATAAGATATTACTATCCATGATAATAATATTGCATGGTTTTGCCTGGATCAGAAACGTGTATGTCTCGTACGTGCACATCATTCTCTGTACAAAGGCGGGATTTCATTTCAAAAGTGAAACTTTGTTTCCAAGGTCAGACAGTGAAATTTACAAATCGTCACCGATGGAAACAAAATGCCCGGCTAAAAGCAATAGGACATAATGTGTTAATAAATACCTTACttataatgaatacaccccaggtgtgctagctctggaaTAGATCAATGACTGAGgttccctgaggagaggttttaGAACAGTATCACTCACAGTGTAATGAAATGGCTATATTTTACCACTAGAGGGCCTCATTGCCCTTCTTATTGTAAAATGAGCGCTCTAGTTGGCCAGAGAATGTTTCTGCATGCATTACTAGTATATgtacatgtaactgccaaaacaaacaaaaaccttgaggaaatgagggatacaaagtaaaTTGAAAGCAGGtgattccacacaggtgtggatCCTAAATTtcttaagcaattaacatcccttCATGCTttgggtcatgtataaaaatgcagagttgcccattattttggctaccatggctagaaaaagagatctcagtgactttggaAGAGATGTCTCAAAGGAATGTAGGggatttaaagtgtgtgtgtgtgtctctctctctctctctctctctctctctctctctctctctctctctctctctctctctctctctctgtcaccagaATTCAACCCAATTGAACAGTTATGGGTGATTCTGGAAcgctgagacagcgttttccaccagtATCAACAAAataccaaattatggaatttcccATGGAAGAATGGTATCGCAACCCTGCAATTGAGTTAcaaacacttgtagaatctacgCCAAggagcattgaagctgttctggcggctcgtggtggcccaacaccctattaagacactttatgttggtgtttccaaTATTTTGGCAGTAGTCTCCAGTGTCATTGCCAAATAAACAAACAGATGGGGAATCCTGAGGAcagtggttggttggttggttgtttttCTTGTGTGTTGCTGCAGAGTCACAGCAAATTCACTATCCTCGTTCGATCAATTAGAAGGTCAGCTGTCTCACTGTCCAGCAGTTTCCATGATTATAATGGTTATTTATGACTTTGCTTGTAGACACCCTAATCTGGAGGGACATTGTACAGATGGACATTGTTTGCGAGCCCACTCCGTTGAAGAGCTGagctcaagggcacaacagcaCGCAGACCCCATCTGGTGTTTCACACAGCAACTTTATGGTCAGCCGTCTAATATGCCCTTCACTGCCCCGTCAAATGTTGAGATGGAATGGTCTGTATTCTGATTGGCTCTGTGGATATTGTTTGTGTCTGAGAAACCCCAGGGGTTAAATTGTAGAATGATCCGAGATGTCAAGGGGAACTTGTCTATGTCCtcttttttttaaaattttatgtATTTTTAGGATCTTTTGGGGTTAGACAGTGACAAGCTTGAATAGAAGGGAGATACAGAGGCAAAAAGGCCTGGATTCAATCCCACACAAGCAGGGGGATCATGCATGTGTCTGAGGCAGGGTCCTTAACAGCTAGGCTAGATCAACTCCAGGCACTAGTACGTGTATTTCTATACTTTacggccagtttcccagacaccaATTATGTCCTAGACTAAAAAGCATGGACAGTAGAAAACCTCCATTGAAATAGCTTAATGTGTTCAGGAAACCGATATGTGTGTCTGCATATCTGAAGTATAGGACAATCAAACCAAGTGGCTCTTCATCAAATGCTTTATTACAAACCAAAACAGTACTTATTCAGATATTGTACAAATATACCATTTTCACTCGAGAGGGAGGTATATATATGGCCTTTTTGGTTTACCACAACTCAAAGTAACTGCATGGCATTGTCAATTAAAGAAAATAGAGTGAGAGAAAACATTGTCCTTCTAACAGTGTCGGTGTGTTAAAAGGACTTAATGCAAGTAAAACACAAACAGAGGGGACATTAAGAAAGTGCAAAGTACTTCAGATTGAATACTTAACACAAACAAAGAaacaaatgaatttaaaaaaaatgataaaACCTTCCTTATTTACAGTCATAGTATTTGTTTTAAAAtgattatttatatatttattgagGCAAAAATACTGTTTTGTTCTTTCTCTAGTTAAGTATCAGTGACATGCATATCCATCGTTTTTCAGCTTTGGATGGGTTCTTTCTCCCTTTAACGTTACAGTGGTTGGTTTCTAACAGAGATGTCCCATCACTCAACCGATAGTGGAGGTcttcagaggagacagacaccaaTGAATGACATCAAGATGCACGTTTTGTACTAGCTAAACGAGGGTAATGTCCTTTGGGAGTCGGCACATGGTGAAAAGGCAATGTAATGCCTGTGGTTCACGTTATTCCAATTCCCAGCATGGTTTGGAGCAGACGGTCTTTCCATTCCTCCTGTCTGCCAAGAAAGATGTTCCAATGAAAAAGGGTGGAAATCTTAATGATTCAGGACGCAGAGCGCTCCGCCACGGCTGAATCAGATGGGCAGCGAAAGGTAGCTAGGAAACCAGGTAAAGAGCCACCTGGATAACTGGAAAATCATTCCCGGTACGTATCTCACCCCATCAAACGGCCATAAAAGCTGCATTCAATCAGCCAATAGGCCTCTCTATATTGGCTTTCAGCAGTATTATGGGAAATTCTAATTGGGTTGTGATGGGTAATCACTAATAAGGAGCTCTCACTCAGGTGTCATCCTCTCATCTTGCCACTCATCCGTCTCCTGGTTTAAATGAGCTTTTTAAACAGCACTGGGCAAGCTAGAAGTACTCAAGAGACTCACTGAGACAAAGTTGCTGATTTCTTTTCGCTCTTGGAACTGCCCACGATTCAGGAGATAATTTCACCTTCCCTACTGGAGTGACGTTCTAAAAAAAGAATAATACTAAAGGTGATTCTGGTGGATTTCAACCAGGCATGAACCAAAGCCAGGTTAACTTGTAATGTATTTTCAAGGAGTGTAGACTCCTGAGTACCCCTGTCCTGGATCCAACCATTTCAGAGGCCAAAGGGTGAGTGCACTCTTATGCCCTCTGCACTGTGGGGTGAGTAGAGCCCGCTCCCCCCTGGGTGATCTAAGATGAGTGTGCTGGTTTATCCTGGAGGGCGCCACAGCATCATTCAATTCAAATACCTCCTGACATCTCATCCATCACATAAACTGTATTGCAAGGGAGCCAAAATAAGGGGTGTCTATCCGGGAGGAAGCAAGTCATAATGCTGAAGGACCAACGTGTTGGCAGACAAGAATATTGCTATGCAAAAGTGACGCCTTTGGATCTGAGGAGAGCTCAGGCAAAAGTTGACAATTAACTCAGAGAGAAGGATAGGGTATAATCCAACTTTCAGCCCTGGACATTTTATTGAGTTTGAGTTTAAATTCTGTGTTTGGCCACCATGAAGAGACTTTGATAGAATGATTTGAGTTTGGCTGAAACTAGTATGACTACATGGCTCAAGAAAATCACTCAAAGCAATTGTCCTTTTCATTCCTCATCTGCTTGAATAGAATCAAATCTCAGATGTACCGTACCGTAGGGTTAACCATTCAAAACGGTGAAGCTGTATTCCTTAATGTTTTGTGAATAATACTTTTCTGTAATGTATTCAATTAAAAAAGGCACTCTTCAGGATCATAAATACCGTTCTTCTATAATTACAAGGTGCTGAATCAACACATATATTATGATGTGTAATGGCCCTTTGTTCATTTTCCAATAATACAGAACATATATATCATGTTTTCAGCTCCATACACAGTTGCAACTGCAGGGGATTCAACTTATTACTGCAAATCTCTGCTCTTCATTGAAAAATAAGAAGGATTGATCCAATGACTTTATATACTGCAAGATATATCAACACATTCATTAGTTTGTTCATTCAACCGGATTAACGGACATGCTATTTAcacaacacaaaaaaacaaaaacacatttcatCAAACATCGACAGTGGCACTTTATCGATAGGGCTTATGCGCATCCATTTATTAACAATCCTTAAACATTCTGAGGAATCTGAGATAAATGAAATAAACTATTCTCCACAGCAATACATATCACAGCCATGAATAACCCCTTATGATGACCATAGGGGATTATATGTCATATATTCCTATGGGTTTATATGACACTGTTCATGAACATGGGAAGATAACGCTACATATGTCCAGACTTGTTAAGTGCATAGTGCTGGATATACAGAAAACGGAAGCAGGGGAAATCAATACAGATATGTTCATGTTGGTGACCCGTGTACGGGTATATAGGGTGACAGGTGACGTGTCTATGTGGAGTctcttacttacttacttttacTTAAGCTATATCATCTTTGTACAGTTACAGGAAACCATCCCTCTGGCATCAGCAGCAGACTTTCATCCACTCTCATTGGTTTGGCGATCGATTGgcgcttccctccctcctctgagcCAATCACCATGCCTGCTGGCCTTGGTGGGAATCCAGGGATACATGGAGGTGTGGATTGCCACCAAAGCAGCCTCAGAGATGTTGATTGCTCGGTGTGGCTCGGTCTGAGAGTTTGGCAGGGGTGGTGCCTAGGCAAGCCCGGGAAAACAGGTGTTTGGAGAGCTGTTTACTTTCCctgtctgttttttattttttattttgtctcGTTTGATCTGGTCGGAAGCAGGTGGCGTGAGACACCCAGACACCCTGGCCTGTTCTCTGGGGAGCTATGCAGCCTGTGTTTCTCCTTTGTTTGTTCTTTGCTAGTCCTCTGTTTGCTCTAATGCCCTCCCTCTGTCCATAATCCTCCCACTTTCATGACTCTGTCAATTCGGTTTAAAAAGACCTAAAATCTACTAAAATCGTCCTCCCCCTGTTCCTGCCACCTCAGAGTATGATACACATCACTGCCCGCGTTAGTAAAATCAGACAAAAATACAACGAAAGTTCTGTCGTCACAGGAAGGGAATATGAACGCGAGATGTGGCTCTGTATTGCTTGtacaggagaggggggggggctcttCTTAAGAAATTCTTGCCTTCATAAGAATGCTCTCAATTATACTTTTAGATGGCGACTATGAGCTATGAGTAACGGGGAGTTTTACTTTATGGTATAGCTGATTTTCACAGGGTCTCTGGGGGCAGGCTGGGGGTTGCTGTCAGCTGTGTACGGGTGCTTCTTGTTTCTGTCTGTCTAAGTCCACTCCTTtgtccctcccttccctctacaCAGTCTGGAAGGCCTTGGTCTGGGCAGGGATCATGACCGGCGTGGCCCCCATGCGGGCCAGGTTCCTGGGGCCCAGTTTGGGGGGAGGGCTGGGCTTGGCCGGGGCCGTGCGGGGCTCTGGGGTTTTGGGAACCACTTGTGTGTAGGCGGGGGGCTGTTGGAGGAAGCTGGGGGGCTGGCCGTTCTCCTTAAGGGTGGCCACGGCGGGCAGGCGGGCTTGCGGCCCCCGGGGAGCGCTGCTGTGAACCATGGATTGAGTGGAGGAGGTGCCTGAGCGGGAGCTGCCAGAGTGGGACGAGGAGAGAGAGTTGGGCTTTACCAGTTTGGCCTTGGGAGCCTCAGCATCCTCcctgagacagagacaaagacaggcgTGGCTCAGAACATCAAAGGAATAATTGGTAATATTAATGAAAATAAAACCTTCCACATAATGCACAATGAGTGCATTAAAGTACATTTATAATGGTTTAAATGCAATGCATTATGAACCTTTACGTCTTCATATAATTATTTGAAGTAACTGGCCAAATACATGGTACTCTGAATGGCTGAATAACTGGTATCCACGTCTTACAATGAACCGTAGTTAGATCACGTTACGAcagcacatcaacaacatgtgATTGATCATCACTACGTCATTTGCAACCTCTCACCCTTTCTAAACAGTAGTCTGACCTCAGaccgtgtgtgagtgtgtgcgtacaAGTGGGTGTGTCGCCACTAATGCTCCATATGTAAACAGGACCGAAGCGACGGTCTGCTCTGTGACTCTTCCCTCGCCGTGCCACTCCATTATTGATGCACAGCCATCCCCCTGTGCCTGCATAATTCAGCCTGACACTTGCAAATAGGCAACAGCGTGGATGCTACGCTATCGGCCAAAAATAGCTGCTGTTGTAACAAGCACTGCCAGCAGCATTATCAGGCATAATTTAGGATGCTGGTATCTGCTTTAAGAGGTGAGGGACGGTGCGGCTGTACTGGAGCTACAGTACCGGCGGGATGGGGAGGAAAGGGGATGGAAAACATAGGTTAGAGAGAGGATGCTATGCAGTCGGGTGTAAGTGGTGGTGGTGTAAACTTGTATTGGTGGACAGAGTGAAGTCATGTTTTGCACCAACTAGGTTGTGTTTGTGTATTTACTTTTTGCTGTTTCTGGTTGATTTTGTTCTGTGTATTTGATTCTCTGGGAAATGAACCACACAAACCtaaatgtgtttgtgtctgtgtgtgtacctgatctcGTTAGGGGTCTCCTCCTCCTCGtatttcttcttctccttcttgcGGAACACCAGCcagatgatgaggatgatgaggaggacGCCGAAGGACACACCCACCACGGCACCTGCCACCACACCCATGCCCCGCACATCTGAAACGCGCACAAAGATAAATATGATTGACAGGTTGGGAGAAAGTGATAGCTATTACTGTTTTGAAGTCCTACAGGTCATTTCTGGTAACATCTATGGGGTTATAATAtgaggcagggtgtgtgtctgtgttggttaTAGCCTGGGCTACTCACAGTGTATCTTGACCTCTACGGTGCAACTCTCCTCTCCCACATCGTTGCTGGCGGTACATTTATACACCCCAGTACTCTCCTTGGTCAGGTTCCTCAGTGTCACTATCTCCGAGTTCTTCAAATCTTACACAAGAGAAAAAGACAACAGGACAAGGTATAGTGATTGTGATGCAATTTCTAGCTTTTTTCAACTATCCGATCCAGAAACACCATTGCAGGGGTTATTTGGACAGTGTTTGAACAACCACTGAATTATGATTGCTAAGAATGTAAACTAATTCAGAGTGACCATCCAAACTGGTGTCTCTACTGCATGTTCCTGCAATATCACTTTCATAATATTTCTGTGGATGTGTGATGAATAGTACTGTTCTCTGTTCCTGATATAGGCTACTGCTTTTTGGACCAATGATCATTGGCCCAATCCCAAACTAGCTAGCGGCCCCTAATAGGATTCAATAAGAATCTGCGGCACTGCATTACCCTCTGATAGACTAGGGGGAGTTTTTGCCATATTACCTGAACTATCCAATCCTAGAATATCTACAGTACACAAAAACACAAGGGGTAGGGACTGGTGTTTGATTTGGGATTGGACAACTCAGACCTTTGCTGTAATAGTTGTGACTGTGGCCAGTTTCCCAGAacaggtacatgtaggtaagggaTTGTTATTGAATAAGAACTTGGTCGAGTCTGCATGGGAGTGACTTGACTGGACACAAATAAGGATACTGGAGGTGGAAAATCTGATTTGAAATTGGTCTGGCATTCTGACACATACTTTAATTACACAAGTATGTTCTGCCCCAAAAGCCCTTAAAGGGGATCTGAAAAAAGAGGATATGGCACAAAAGTGCAGGAAAATGTTTAGAACAGGTATCAAGTTGACTTTTCAGTCAGTTTATGACTAAAGACTAATCGGACTTATGACAGACTTGTCATTATGTCTTGAAGACTTAAGGATGCACCCATGCACACAGCAAAAACATCCACACACAGAAAGAGTATGCAGTGGACTAGAGGGCTTACCTATGAGGGCAAGTGGGGGCAGCTTCCCTACATACTTTCCCTTGTCCAGCACCCTCTCCCACTTGTAGTTGATGGGGTCAGAGCCGTCTGCAGACTTACAGCTCATCTTAACATCACTACCCTCTAACAGCCGGCCTTCCATCCAACATCGTGGCTTAGAGGGCTTCACTGGGGAAcgggagcgggagagggagagagagactttgaattagataaataacaggtCCATATTATGGTTCATCTatgggctcagggagagagtagggGGTTAAAGTTTACGACGAGACCCAAACTTCACCCTTGACTGACCCACAGACCACCACCCAACCtgaccactcgggagcccttagTTACATTTGTCAATTTTTCTCCagaatattgagtcattgaaattgaaacagtgcatcccatatggaggcagcaaacaatgtaccaggccagctgtgatttacaacctgagaGCAGTATTTTTTGGACtgccaaaaaatgtattggtgaattataacccactgttccccggtaggctgtcattgtaaataagaatttgttctcaactgacttgcctagttaaataaaggttaaatcattttttttgtttttttttaaaggctgggaatgtcaatacaatccaactagcaagggcaatgatcacaagtcaatCATAACGTGGCTAATAGGCTGGCATATCTATCtatgtagcaagctaaaaacacagCCTAACATTAGCTAGATAGCTGGCTAGGAGGATGTCAAGTCATGccattggaggagtgggtgagtgacgGACTTTTTCCCCTGATATAATTTTTCAGTGACTATGCACAGCTAGAGATGCAgatgtcatttggttagctagcaggAACTTGAACGACTGTTATACAGTTAGCATATGTATTGCTTTcacaaattcactctggctatttCCCCCGATTTCAGAGCAGTCTCGTCTTAGAACATAGaacaactgatgaatttacgaacgcgcAACGCCTGTTGAATACGACTGGTGTCAGTAAATGTAGGCGAACAAAGTAATAGTTAGTCAAgaacgctctagataacatgttaacagcctaaccagccagAGTGGTTAGGCTGTTGGTCAGAGTGACATCtgctctcatttgtgtctggaagtagctagctagcaagctagccaactttatccagttagcttgggtgcttggttgggacaagcatgTATTGGCAGGCAAGCAGCAAAAGAGTGAGGAGGCTACAATTCCccatttttttaaatcagtggAATTTATACGGCCAACTAGCTGAAAAggtttgagagggtttatcttTGTTCGTTAGATTTTGgctcatcttgctctggctagcattagttgttgatcttattgttattgatgtgtataactgagggagagagagcctaccttttcttttttttttatcaatAGGACTGTACATTTCCCAAATGTAAGATGACTCCTGTGGTGTatacatatttgcagaaatccattcaggtgtattttgtagCTTTGGGTGAATACATTCGAATCATCTAAAGTCGCGCTGTTGCAACTGCTTATAAACACGCAGTACAGTTCTAAGTGAATTTTGGGAGGCCTGTGTGGCAAATGGTTTGTTTGCATGAAggtctactgtagctctgattggctactgCTCACCGGTCTGTGTAGATTCTGGTCCCGAacaagacagatgtttttattcTGGTTT
The sequence above is a segment of the Oncorhynchus gorbuscha isolate QuinsamMale2020 ecotype Even-year linkage group LG16, OgorEven_v1.0, whole genome shotgun sequence genome. Coding sequences within it:
- the LOC124000898 gene encoding CXADR-like membrane protein codes for the protein MRVVMSGLFHTLFLVLLGVLTVCAQTEMKRVVGDNATLPCHHQFWAGDAPTLDIEWLLLKPSSKQRVVITYFAGRVYDPNEAEAGRLSLAGDYLKGDASLLISDLTLSDSGEYSCKVKNGGKYHWITVNLIVLVKPSKPRCWMEGRLLEGSDVKMSCKSADGSDPINYKWERVLDKGKYVGKLPPLALIDLKNSEIVTLRNLTKESTGVYKCTASNDVGEESCTVEVKIHYVRGMGVVAGAVVGVSFGVLLIILIIWLVFRKKEKKKYEEEETPNEIREDAEAPKAKLVKPNSLSSSHSGSSRSGTSSTQSMVHSSAPRGPQARLPAVATLKENGQPPSFLQQPPAYTQVVPKTPEPRTAPAKPSPPPKLGPRNLARMGATPVMIPAQTKAFQTV